CTGATTTTGTCAGAATGAGGCGGCAAGTATATAAGCTGCTAAGACCTATGCGCTGTCTTGCATGTTTCTTAAATTTTAAACATTCCGAAGCCTAGTTGGGCTCACGCTCAGTGCCACTTTTATTGAACGTGTATAGTATGTAGTGCATTTCGACAACAGAATAAAAACCGCCAGAACAAGAGGTCCAACCTCATACGACCTACAAAATTGATGTCACCTCTCTATGGAACATGGTTGTTAGATGCGGACCTAGATAGTCAGGGCCATTTCATCGATGATTCTGTGAGTGAGATTCTCGGTAGTATTCAACTGTAGTCTCCGGTCTCCCGGGTGAATGATTAAAGTAAACAAGCATCTTTTCCAGGACCAACTGTAATGTTCCAAGTTCACATATAGCCTGAGAGCATTATGGCTGATCAGCAAGAAGCTGGTGGATACTATCAAGATGGGTATTGGAGCTGGGTATATTCTCTAACGCTAACGCTTGACGCAGCCTATAAGTGACTGGTATATGTCCTgattctgttttctttgttgacaTCAGTGAATTCTTGGGGTTCATAAGAACAATTAGATGTCCGAACCTTTGACCTCCATAACTTCTCCCTTGACATACCCCCGCGATGGATGAAAAATTAGAAACCCAACCCTCGTATACGGGAGGCTCAACTTGCCATCCGGGCCCAAGGGGCTTTCGGTCATTTCTCCGTCACTGGGCGCTGGCCATCTGCTTTCTCTTGGCCGGGGGCTGGTTGTTCTGGTCACACAGCTGCCATGTTCGCTTGGTCAGTATCGAGGAACGAGTGGAGAACATCTTAGCCCAGACCCCTCTGATCGGTATGTAGCCCCATTGACACGGGCACTATAGTCGCTGACACACCTGACAGATGGCCACAATGACTTACCTATCAATATTCGGAAACACTACAAGAATCACATCTACGGATCCAACTTCACTAAGCCATTTGCTGACGGCACTCTAGAGGGTGACACGGACCTACCCCGTTTGAAGCAGGGGCTTGTCGGGGGCACGTTTTGGAGTGTTTTTGTGCCTTGTCCGAAGAATTGGATCGACCCTTTGAACCGCCAGGACGCGCCTGGTACGTTATATGTGCATTTTTTGCTCCATAGATATCCGTAATTGACCTCAATGACACAGATCCCCGAATGACTATCGAGCAAATCGATCTAATGCTGCGGGTTCAACGAGCTTACCCAGACATCTTTTCTAGTCCCCCTAACAGCACTACCGCTCTACAAGCATTTCGAGAAGGGAAAATCATCTCGCCTCTCGGGATCGAAGGTCTCCATTCTATTGGAAATTCTTTTGCCCATTTACGCATGTTCTACGAATTGGGAGTCTCATACGCAACTCTCACGCACAACTGCCACAACATCTACGCAGATGCAGCGACTGTCAGGGGGCCAGGTGGTAGCACTAGAAAGTCGGATCCTCTCTGGCACGGTGTGAGTCCGCTAGGGAAGGACCTAGTCTATGAAATGAACCGCATAGGCATGATTATTGATCTAGCTCATGTGAGCGAGGATACAATGCGCGATGTACTAGGCGCTGGTAAGGATGACTGGTCTGGCAGTCGATCACcggtcatcttcagccacagCTCAGCACAGGCGCTATGCGCGCATCCTCGCAATGTCCCTGATGATATTTTGACTTTAGTAAAAGAGAGACACTCGGTGGTGATGGTTAACTTTGCACCCGATTTTATCTCCTGCACAGCATCTGATCACGATGATAGACTGCCTGATATAGATGATGAACACGCGACTCTGGAGCGGGTTGTGGACCATATTATGCATATCGTGGACGTCGCCGGAATAGACCATGTCGGATTGGGCAGTGACTTTGACGGAATGCCAACTACGGCACGGGGCTTAGAGGATGTGTCGAAGTTCCCAGGTCTGATTGCCGAGCTTTTGCGGCGCGGTCTCAACGATGAGGATGCTGCCAAGGTGGCGGGGGCTAATGTCCTGCGGGTTTGGAGAGAGGTGGACCGGGTTGCTCTAGAGATGCAGGCTGAGGGTGCTGTGCCTATGGAagactgagaaggaagatacGATGAAGGATCCTTGATAACGCATTTTAGACACGCAAATGCCCCTTTACTgcgttttccttgttctcatcATGTCGGATCTTCTACTGTAGAATCTGCCGTCATACAAAGTCGGGGTAGTAGAGCTAATAAGAATATCTGTATGTCCATTTACTAACTCGCTTTCAAGGGTAACTGTAAGATCTATTCAAAGAATCTAGAATTCAATCATCCTCAAAAAAGCTTCACTGAGGTCTCAGGATAACACTTCTAAAGTAGGCCGATGTCGTCCTGGCTTACTGGGGCTGAGCTAGGACCAGTTGGCGGCTTCTGCAGAACATGTAATCTTACTGCATTCCTTTCTCACTACGTACATTTCAGGGGCATAGGGATGGCCAAGGGACCACAGTCCCATTTTCCAGAGATGCGTCACAGAGAACATTATAACCGGCAACCACATCCGCACAATCCGCACAAACCCCCACAACGAAAAGCGCGATCCCACCTTGTGACGCAAAAGTTAATTAGGATCATCAGGATGAAAGATGAGTGCTCTCAGTTCGATACTCTCCCTAGGTGCCTCATGCTCTGTCGCGGGATTCACAAAAGCAGTATGGGGCACCCGGCGCGCCCTACCGTCAAGCTTCGAATCGAAAAGTTTGATCAAAGTGACCATATCCGGAGGTTGTTTGTAGCGATAGTACCACTTGAGTTGTGGATCAGCTTTCACGGCCCACCCCTCCACTTCTCGGTCAGGGAAATGAATCTTGACAGGGAAAAGATCCGATTCCGGCGTGGAGTGCGCATCTGCGACGGCCAGTGGGTCTTTCAAAATGGTCTTGATCGGACGCCAGACGCTGATCATCTGGTAGCGGTGCTTGAGAAGCTCTGTTGCTTCATCGGGAAAATGGTAGCGGACTCTAGCCTCGGCTCCGGCGTAAGATGAGTCGATGTGGACACGTTGGACAGGACCACGGGCATCTCTCTCGGTCGTCCAGTCTTGTGAGGCTTGACGGACGGTGTGGTCAAAGACGCAGAACCGAGTGGCACCCGTACTACTCAGcttggtttttattttttatgtTTATTCCTAGGTTCAAAAGGTTTTGGTTTACTTACACGTCGTGGAGCAGCTGCTCTGTCTCTGGGTAGTACTCTGCTCTAACCCTCTCCTCGTCAAGAAAGTCCTTCACTTTGCTTTCATGGGAATAGAATTGAAATCCATGGCTATCAAGTGTATATTCGAGTTCATGGCCGCTAATATCATGGATCGTTGCAGGAAGAGTCGTGGTTGGTCTATTGTAGCTTTGTGGTTTCCCAATGTACATGGGAGGCGGAGCAGAACAGTCTTCGTTTTGTTTACTGAAGGTCAACGTGGTTTGAACGTCTCGAGGGCTCTCGGCGACAGGAATATTGGTCTTTTCCGAGCCCATAGAACCATGGGAGCAGGGAAGATGAACAACTTTCGAAGGCATACTCCAAGGTTAATATTGTGAATAGCAAAATTCTGACTTGATATTCCTCGTTTTGCGGGACGGTTGAAGATAGCGGAGGGAGGAAGATTATGTAGTTATTGGTTATGGAGACTCTACTCCCGCTTACcaaaaatataaaataagaaataaaacaaaagatcTATTGAAAGTGAATGCAAATTTGGAAAGGCTCCACTGTCTGAAAAGGTTGATCGAACGAATAGGATAGTGAAGCTCAAAGATAAAACGAACATACCAACGAGTCGCGACCTGGCTCCACATTTTGTGATCAGAATCCTAGTCATAGGCCAGGAAtttcgaagaaggcaacgGCTTGAGCTGGTATTATcaccttttttctcttcgcttGCTTCACTATACTGTATCGGTATCAAATATAAACTTGGTGCTGCTATTTCCACTGAGTCGGCGTAAATCATgaatcttcttccctttgcACAcgaatcctcttcctcagcatCGGGAAAAGCACAAAAAAAGTAAGGCTTCCCCGGGATAAATGACAGCCCCACATAGACCTGAATTTTCTACCAGATTCTTGCCTAGGTGGGTTCAGCATGGGAGGAGCGGAAATTGCGCGCATATGGCCCAATTAGCGTGTGTTGGAAGCCGATCGCTTCGTATCACGGAACTTTGGATTGATTGCAATTCTCAGGTATTCCAATAATTGATATTCAACATGGCCTACTGAAAGCCAGCGATGGAGTTCAGTTCCTCACATCTTTACAAGACCCAAAGCACCGCGTTCAGCGTGGATCACCATCCCATCAATATCGCTACCGCCTATCGATCCAGTATCTGGCTGCATAGCAGCCCTGATAATTTTATCGCCAATGCTGATGTCTTCCAATCGATTCTGCGCCTTTCGTATAACTCTCATGCAAAAGGAAACCGCCTCGGTTGCATCCTCTGGCCCAGCCTTTCCCGTAGATTCTTCCGCAGACCCCTGGATAACTGTCACGCATGGCAGGTTAGACAAGGGAACTCTCTCCttgaagaacagaaatggTTACTACTTACTAGGACGGATCAATTCGAAAGCACTGTCGAAGTCGCTCTCGCCCTCGTCATTGAGAATCGCTGCTTCTTTTCCGGTGATCTGCCCATATGTGCTCGCGACCACGAGCAAAAACCTTGCGTACGCCTCTTGGATTCTCTTCGAATGCCAGTCCGCCGCACTCTTCTCAGAGCAGTCGCCCCTAATTGAGGAGCAGATAGTTGCTGCGGCCGAGAAAGCCCCAGTGAGCGCAAGGTGAATCCCCGATGAAAAGAGTGGGTCAATAAAACACCCAGCATCTCCAACGATCCGGATATTCGTAGTTGCATAGGTGGATGCAGTGTAGGACCAGTCGGAAGCACTCTTCACGTCGGACACAAGAGTGGCCTTTGCAAGAAGATCGCCTATCCCAGGCGCCTCCTTGGCTTGCGTCAAAAGCCATtcgcgagaagaaggggactccatcagcttcttcttagCAGTGGCGCTTTTTTGTTCCATGACGACTCCCACGGAGACTTTATTCTCCCCTAGGGGGATGAACCATACCCAGCCCGATCCATCTATAAATTGTGGTTAGGCTTTCTCCTCCGCTAAGTGCTACGGCAAGGGCAATGTTTGGACATACCTGGAAAGCTTGCAAAATAGGGACAACCTTCAGCAACAGTGCCGACTCCGTACATTTCAAACCCCTCAAAGTAACCCCAAGAAGCAACATTTTTCAGTCCTTCATTGAACTTACGATTTTTCATGTATTTAGTACTGATCAGGCCTGCTCGCCCGGAGGCATCCACCAGGTATTGAAACTTAATGCTGCCGGTGGTCTTGTCTTTGCGAACCCAGGAAGCAGAGACTGGCTTTCCAAGATGGGCTTGCTCGccactctccttctcatccagacAGAATGTCTGCGAAAATTTAACAGATTGGACCTTGACCCCGTCGAAGGTCCTCGCGCCACATTCTCGGGCATGTTTAAACATGAGGTCATCGCATTGCGATCGGTCCACGTTCCATGCGTGTTGACCATGTTGAAGAAAGTTTGAGTCTATTTGTTCAGTCAGCGAGGCCTGGGACAATTGAAACGTAGGAATCCTCGTCTTACATGCGGCTGGCTTGCTGTTGAATTTAAATGCAGCACCGTTCTTTGTTCACCCAGTGTTAGTTGTCCGTCTCTCAATCGCCTTTAGGGCAGTGGAACTGATCTAACCTTTTGTCTAAACCCATGACTTTCGAATTTACCATAAGCATCGACAAACTCGAGAAAAGACCCGGTAGTCCGCAGTAGGCTCTCTCCGATGTGGTATCTGGCTTTACAGTCAGCCGCTGTACGAAACAGAGGATTTTTGAGTCTAATAATATCGAGCTGAAAGCTCACCTCGGAAAATTGTCTGCCTCCAGAAGAACCGTATCAATGCCTTCTCTAGCAAGCACCGAAGCGGCATACGAACCCCCCGGTCCGCCGCCTACCACCAACACCGTACATCTATCAGGGATATCCATTGATTCTGCCGTAGGCAATGATGAGGTGTGTCAAATCTTGCAGAGAATCAAGAGACGGTatggtatatatatcacgAAAGGTGTCAACTTTCTGCAATAACTTGCCGGGACTTTGGCTAGTTTATATACCCTTGTTTTGCTTGGGGTCATATCGATCGCGTGGCGGTTTCTGTTGAAATGCCGCAGAAACCAGAAGCTACAATACTCCAAGCACCCCACAACATATGGATGGGATTAGCGTAGAGCTGAAAGTTGTGCGAACGGGGCGCTAGTGTCAGCCAGCCATTCGGAGAGGATACAACCCTACCCTGTTCCAGGATCTTCAGCGGCCTCCCATGGTGCCTGACCGCCATTCCTTCTCAGTAACATCTCATGGCTTCGTAGTAGGTTTGTTTGTCTCCAATGAAGTCGAGCCACTACTAGTAATGCCTACAGTTTGGATTGAACGGCGACCATGTGTGACTACAAATGATACCAAGTCACGATGTTAACAATTTCTGTTTCcttgacaccaccaaaaCTTTGGTAAAAAATAGTCTCAGACTAAGTGCAAAGTTTGAACAACTTAAAGCCCCTCAGCAGCCAAGGCCTTCTTCGTCGCCTCCATACCTCCCACGGCTTCATATAAAGCCGTATACCGGGGATACAGAGCCGGCATGTCAATATCACATCCCAAGGCCCAACgatgaaaaacaaacaaataaGCATCAACCGCCGTAAATACACCCCCCACAGCAAAACCACCAGGACCGGCTTGAGTCAACTTCTGCTCAATAATCTGAAAACAATCCGTCACGATGGCCATCCCCCGCTTCTTCAGCCCCTCAAACTGcccctcatcatctgtgTACCGGCGGAATCGAAACAACAACCCGAAGCCCTGCCCGTGCAGGGTACCCGAGAGCCACGTCAACCATTCATGCACCCGGACAGTGTCCCAAGGCGTCTTTCCGAATAGGCCTTTCTCAGGCACGAGAGTTGAGATCGCGTTCATGATCGCTGGGTTCTCGGTTATGATTTCGTTGTTGTCGAGGGCAAGGACGGGGATTTTGCCTTTAGGGTTCAAAGCGTAGAGGGCTGGTGTGAATTGGCCCGTTTTCTCTTTATGGATGGAGAATTCAAGCCCGCTttcttggaggaggatgtgggGCGCTAAGGAACAGGCTCCTGGGGAGTAGTAGAGGGTTATTTGgcccattctttctctgtttttgtttatttatttattggttttttttctttttggtagGTTTGACTTGGATATGAGGGTTGCTGTAATCGCAATTCTGGTTGTTGGTTATTCTTTGGGGAGGCGCAAAGCGAATGCTTTTATATCCTGGTCACTACTAGGGGGAATGCGACCTCAATTCTTTGGTTCCCCGCGCATGCATTAGTTATTAAGTGGGGGTGAAAACGACCCATGGGCATCGGAAGACACATACGATTGACGGTCGGGTATTCTTTCTATCTCGAGATGGACGGTGTCAATGAAAGTGGAGTGAGTATCAACCTTTCGCTGTTAGATGGTACGAGTAATCTTTGCAGGCACCCGACATCCTTACCCGTAGGCTCCACCAATGTTCTGTTACGATTTGGAGGCTAATAACTGTAAATCACCAACAAATTATATCTTTGGTTGCTTTCATGTCATATTTCAAAGAATATTGGTTGACTGCTTTCAATTTCTTAACTCGTTGAAATATCTGTGCATATTTGAAACACTATTCCATGGATCTATATACGCGACGGAAAATGGTCTAGGGATTGTGTTTTATGTTGCTAGTCGTAGTCTCCAGGGAGCCTTGGCACCCAGCGGTACATCATGGAGCGTTTGAAATAGATACTGCTAGAGTAGCAATCGAGAGGAGAACCGCGGTGAATAGAAAGGGGGTTCCAACCCAGAACCCCCCCATCTGTAACCCCCACTGAAATATGCTCGCCAGGAGTGGCCCTCCAGCCATGTGGCCAACAGAATTCGTAACCGTCACTCCGGTATTCGCAAGGCCTAAATGGCGCGGATCGACCATAGCAGTCAGGAGGCTGTGGGCAGTAACCGCGAAGGCAAATCCGATAGATGAGAAAATCTGGCCCAGGATCAGAACGCCAGGAGAAGCAGCGAGGAAGATAATAAACGACCCAAGAGCTAGACACAAGCCACTGATCAAGGTAATGTATTTGTCGGATTGTGCTTGGCGACTCCTCCATATTTTGGTAAACAGTCGTTTGAGAGCTGGTATGAGTGTAGCTAGGACCACCAGGTTTATCCCGGAACGAAGAGAAATGAGATACGAGGCCTACATTGCATTGTTAGCTCTTGCATAGCACTAAACTAATTACCATGGCAAAAGGTCCACCACCTTTGCATATCCCCAATTGAACTTAAAGGAACTGTACTGAAGAAGTATTCCGGAAACCTGTCGGCTCAACtggcagctgaagaaggcaccAAGCATCAAGCAGACGTCCCTAGTTATCCATTGGCAATTGTCACCTACTCTGGCCCAAGTGTAACTTAACCGATCACGGATCTTTCCCGAATGCACGGAATTCGGGCCCTGGGTCTGGATATCGCTTTCAAAATCTCGTGGCTTTGGAGCAGAGTGGACGAAGTTGGGCGCAAATAGCAGTGCGAAAAGAATTGCCAGGGCCAAGAAACCCAAAGATCCCAGGACTGGTATCCACGGATCGAGTGAGATGAGAGAAGAACCAAGTGGAATAGATATCAACTCCGAGATGAGCACAGCAGCATATAATTGAGAGAAGGCAGTGGTGCTATGCTCGAGCTCGTGTCAGCTAGTCAatttggaaaagaaaagggagtgCCCATGGTACATACCGCTTCTCGGGAGAACACACGTCACCTATGAGTGTATAACACATGGAAATGACCAAGGCgccacctcctccaaccAGCTGCCATAGACCAGACATCCATACTGCGCGAAGCGGGAAGACCCGTGGGAAAAGACCTTGAATCTGTTAAAGGACATTCTTGAGTagccgaggagaagggttAATTTAGAACACACAGACTATTGCCACCCACGTATCACAAAGCAGACATCCGGTCAGGGCAAGGATCAAAACCTTCTTACGTCCAATACGATCGGCTAAGGCTCCATAAGGGATCGACACCAACAAGGCTGAATGAGAATTCCCATGGTCAGAAAATGTGAGCTGACGATTCATATAGAGGGGGCACGGTATACCAGGAATCTTTTCAAATGTTTCCTTCCATCCAT
The sequence above is a segment of the Aspergillus oryzae RIB40 DNA, chromosome 3 genome. Coding sequences within it:
- a CDS encoding dipeptidase (renal dipeptidase), giving the protein MDEKLETQPSYTGGSTCHPGPRGFRSFLRHWALAICFLLAGGWLFWSHSCHVRLVSIEERVENILAQTPLIDGHNDLPINIRKHYKNHIYGSNFTKPFADGTLEGDTDLPRLKQGLVGGTFWSVFVPCPKNWIDPLNRQDAPDPRMTIEQIDLMLRVQRAYPDIFSSPPNSTTALQAFREGKIISPLGIEGLHSIGNSFAHLRMFYELGVSYATLTHNCHNIYADAATVRGPGGSTRKSDPLWHGVSPLGKDLVYEMNRIGMIIDLAHVSEDTMRDVLGAGKDDWSGSRSPVIFSHSSAQALCAHPRNVPDDILTLVKERHSVVMVNFAPDFISCTASDHDDRLPDIDDEHATLERVVDHIMHIVDVAGIDHVGLGSDFDGMPTTARGLEDVSKFPGLIAELLRRGLNDEDAAKVAGANVLRVWREVDRVALEMQAEGAVPMED
- a CDS encoding uncharacterized protein (predicted protein), which translates into the protein MGQITLYYSPGACSLAPHILLQESGLEFSIHKEKTGQFTPALYALNPKGKIPVLALDNNEIITENPAIMNAISTLVPEKGLFGKTPWDTVRVHEWLTWLSGTLHGQGFGLLFRFRRYTDDEGQFEGLKKRGMAIVTDCFQIIEQKLTQAGPGGFAVGGVFTAVDAYFHTWSPFNPNCRHY
- a CDS encoding NAD(P)/FAD-dependent oxidoreductase (predicted protein), which translates into the protein MFKHARECGARTFDGVKVQSVKFSQTFCLDEKESGEQAHLGKPVSASWVRKDKTTGSIKFQYLVDASGRAGLISTKYMKNRKFNEGLKNVASWGYFEGFEMYGVGTVAEGCPYFASFPDGSGWVWFIPLGENKVSVGVVMEQKSATAKKKLMESPSSREWLLTQAKEAPGIGDLLAKATLVSDVKSASDWSYTASTYATTNIRIVGDAGCFIDPLFSSGIHLALTGAFSAAATICSSIRGDCSEKSAADWHSKRIQEAYARFLLVVASTYGQITGKEAAILNDEGESDFDSAFELIRPSK
- a CDS encoding uncharacterized protein (predicted protein) translates to MGSEKTNIPVAESPRDVQTTLTFSKQNEDCSAPPPMYIGKPQSYNRPTTTLPATIHDISGHELEYTLDSHGFQFYSHESKVKDFLDEERVRAEYYPETEQLLHDVTGATRFCVFDHTVRQASQDWTTERDARGPVQRVHIDSSYAGAEARVRYHFPDEATELLKHRYQMISVWRPIKTILKDPLAVADAHSTPESDLFPVKIHFPDREVEGWAVKADPQLKWYYRYKQPPDMVTLIKLFDSKLDGRARRVPHTAFVNPATEHEAPRESIELRALIFHPDDPN